The proteins below come from a single Salinivibrio kushneri genomic window:
- a CDS encoding PqiB family protein, whose protein sequence is MSDKQDIPSPIVKTSYGLSPLWILPVLALLMAAWLLFQSISEAGQRIQILFSDAQGLEAGQTTIRYQGLEVGKVRNITLADDLDGIYVDANIYPEATQLLTSGTEFWLVKPRASVTGISGLETLVSGNYIALQPGDGESSLSFVARNEPPTDMAEKAGTTVKLHAPTLGSLNVGSPVYYRKIRVGEIYSYRLDEDAQGVTLSALIEPPFAHLIKTDSRFWSVSGLKANVDVSGVDVQLDSVASLIAGGIAFDSPDTSPRSDTARSFKLYQSLAQAARGQSIQIALPAQHGLPKTGAKITYQGLEVGEITRIEVRKNQPRPIAHAQIDPSMTWLLNQETYFQVEQPQIGFSGLKNLGNLVLGNYLALNPGSQDADKAKPDHIFTARTWHQQQKQLTNALTVTLTADDAYGLTQHTKVLHRGIQVGFIDRVDLNESDTVTVKVVIYPEYRHLVKQQSQFFILGGITGEFSGEGLNVVVPAMEQIADPALSFTSEGAKGVKKTYPLYTSPIQAKHAKQDARGETRFTLIASRMPSVSEGSPVMYRNFVVGHVEGYQLNGSSVSIAITVNNRYKHLINPQTVFWNQSGLDIKANLSGVEINTGSLRSLVNGGIAFGTMPGISNKRNGDWKLYPSKQEAAQYGVDIRLTVDQANGVKVGSAIRYQGVDVGEVITLSPNFEQENVTIQARLYPEYKTALARSGSYFWLTQPVLSLTKTENLDSLFGTYISVVPGEGDFTQQFTLHDSPKYPKGLTLILESDARHSIAPGTPVLHRDIEVGIVSNVQLGELSDRVVFELQIAPQFAHLVRENTVFWNESGVDVSIGLTGADLKSGTIDSLLKGGIAFSTPDDQPLQPIATNQRHFLLHSEGKKAWQAWRTAIPKP, encoded by the coding sequence ATGAGCGACAAACAAGACATACCCTCACCGATCGTTAAAACCAGTTATGGCCTTTCTCCATTGTGGATATTGCCGGTGCTGGCCTTACTGATGGCCGCTTGGCTGCTGTTTCAATCCATCAGTGAGGCGGGGCAACGGATTCAAATCCTATTCAGTGATGCGCAAGGGTTAGAAGCCGGCCAGACCACCATCCGCTATCAAGGGTTAGAAGTGGGCAAGGTACGCAATATTACCTTGGCGGATGACTTAGACGGTATCTACGTTGACGCCAATATCTATCCAGAGGCGACGCAACTGCTCACAAGTGGCACCGAGTTTTGGCTTGTAAAACCACGCGCCTCGGTCACTGGGATCAGTGGCCTGGAAACCCTAGTATCTGGAAACTACATTGCACTGCAGCCAGGTGATGGTGAGTCCAGTCTTTCCTTTGTCGCTCGCAATGAGCCGCCAACCGATATGGCAGAGAAAGCCGGAACCACCGTCAAGCTACACGCACCGACGTTAGGTTCATTAAATGTCGGTTCGCCTGTTTATTACCGCAAAATTCGCGTTGGTGAAATATACAGTTATCGACTTGATGAAGACGCACAAGGGGTAACGCTCTCGGCATTGATTGAGCCACCATTTGCCCATCTCATCAAAACGGACTCGCGTTTTTGGTCAGTCAGTGGTTTGAAAGCCAATGTTGATGTATCTGGCGTCGACGTACAGCTAGACAGTGTCGCCAGTTTGATAGCCGGAGGCATTGCCTTTGACTCGCCTGACACCAGCCCACGCTCTGATACCGCTCGCTCTTTTAAGCTTTATCAAAGCCTTGCACAAGCAGCGCGAGGTCAATCAATACAGATAGCTCTGCCTGCGCAACACGGCCTTCCCAAGACCGGCGCTAAAATCACGTATCAAGGCCTAGAAGTCGGCGAGATAACCCGTATTGAGGTAAGAAAAAACCAGCCACGTCCGATTGCTCACGCACAGATTGATCCCAGTATGACGTGGTTGCTCAATCAAGAAACGTATTTTCAGGTTGAACAGCCGCAAATTGGCTTTAGTGGACTAAAAAACCTCGGCAACCTGGTGTTAGGTAACTATTTAGCCCTCAACCCCGGCTCCCAAGACGCCGACAAAGCCAAACCAGACCATATATTCACCGCCCGCACCTGGCACCAACAGCAAAAGCAACTCACCAATGCGCTCACAGTCACCTTAACCGCAGACGATGCCTACGGTTTAACTCAGCACACCAAAGTATTGCATCGCGGCATTCAAGTGGGCTTTATCGACCGTGTTGATCTCAATGAAAGTGACACTGTCACGGTAAAGGTGGTGATTTATCCAGAATATCGCCATTTGGTGAAGCAACAATCGCAATTCTTTATCCTTGGTGGGATCACTGGCGAGTTCAGTGGTGAGGGCCTCAATGTGGTCGTGCCAGCAATGGAGCAAATTGCTGATCCGGCGTTAAGCTTTACCAGCGAAGGAGCAAAAGGCGTTAAAAAGACGTATCCGCTTTACACCTCCCCCATTCAAGCGAAGCACGCCAAACAAGATGCACGCGGTGAAACACGTTTCACCTTGATTGCCAGTCGCATGCCCAGCGTGAGTGAGGGAAGCCCAGTGATGTACCGAAATTTCGTGGTCGGCCACGTCGAAGGGTATCAACTTAACGGCAGCAGTGTGTCCATCGCCATTACGGTGAATAATCGCTATAAGCATCTGATTAATCCGCAAACCGTATTTTGGAATCAATCGGGGCTGGATATCAAAGCCAACCTCAGCGGTGTCGAGATTAATACAGGCTCGTTACGCTCACTGGTTAACGGTGGTATTGCGTTCGGCACCATGCCTGGTATTAGTAATAAACGAAACGGAGATTGGAAGCTTTACCCCTCAAAGCAAGAGGCTGCTCAATACGGTGTTGATATCAGGTTGACGGTTGACCAGGCCAACGGCGTGAAAGTGGGTAGCGCGATCCGTTATCAAGGGGTCGATGTTGGCGAGGTGATCACCCTAAGCCCTAATTTCGAACAAGAAAACGTAACCATTCAGGCTCGCCTCTACCCTGAATACAAAACTGCGCTTGCGCGAAGCGGTAGCTATTTTTGGCTGACTCAACCTGTGCTCAGCCTCACCAAAACAGAGAACTTGGACTCGCTATTTGGCACCTATATCTCAGTGGTTCCCGGAGAAGGTGACTTCACCCAACAATTCACCCTTCATGACTCGCCCAAATATCCAAAAGGGCTGACACTCATCCTGGAAAGCGACGCGCGCCACTCTATTGCCCCTGGCACACCCGTGTTACATCGCGATATAGAAGTGGGTATAGTCTCTAATGTCCAGTTGGGCGAGCTGTCGGATCGTGTGGTCTTCGAACTACAAATCGCACCGCAGTTCGCACATCTTGTCCGTGAAAACACCGTATTTTGGAATGAATCAGGGGTCGACGTATCTATTGGCTTGACGGGAGCGGACCTGAAAAGTGGCACCATTGATAGCTTATTAAAAGGCGGGATTGCGTTTTCGACGCCAGACGACCAACCCCTACAACCGATCGCAACTAATCAACGTCATTTCTTATTGCATAGCGAGGGGAAAAAAGCGTGGCAAGCATGGCGAACCGCCATTCCAAAGCCATAA
- a CDS encoding S1 RNA-binding domain-containing protein, which yields MIKLGQYNKLSVVKQADFGVFLDGDDFGNILLPTRYVPENTRVGDELNVFIYFDSEDDIIATTETPYVQVGEFASLRCVGVNSVGAFVDWGLSKDLLVPFSEQRTRMEEGKPYVVRVYTDKASGRIVASRKFNKFISEDTPRLKAGDKVSVIITDITDLGFKCVVNNQHWGLIYRAEAFGKLFIGKKLSAFVKTVREDGKIDLALQKHGKARVDDLSDKVMKTLESKGGFLPLNDKSSPDAIFAFFRTSKATFKKTLGGLYKQRKIRIEADGIYLNK from the coding sequence ATGATTAAACTAGGGCAATACAACAAACTATCAGTGGTGAAGCAGGCAGACTTCGGCGTATTCCTTGATGGTGATGACTTCGGTAATATCTTACTGCCGACGCGTTATGTGCCGGAGAATACCCGTGTCGGTGACGAGCTCAATGTGTTCATCTACTTTGACTCCGAAGATGACATTATTGCCACCACTGAAACACCGTATGTGCAAGTGGGCGAGTTTGCATCACTGCGCTGTGTTGGCGTGAATTCGGTCGGTGCGTTTGTCGATTGGGGGTTAAGCAAGGATTTGTTGGTGCCCTTTAGCGAACAACGTACGCGCATGGAGGAGGGGAAACCCTATGTGGTACGGGTTTATACCGACAAGGCATCTGGACGCATTGTTGCTAGCCGCAAGTTTAATAAGTTTATCAGTGAGGATACGCCGCGGTTAAAAGCGGGCGATAAAGTGTCGGTAATCATTACGGATATCACTGATCTCGGCTTTAAGTGTGTGGTGAATAATCAGCACTGGGGGCTTATTTATCGCGCTGAAGCATTCGGGAAGCTGTTTATCGGTAAAAAGCTCAGTGCCTTTGTAAAAACCGTGCGTGAGGACGGCAAAATCGATCTTGCTCTACAAAAGCACGGCAAGGCGCGGGTTGATGACTTGAGTGACAAAGTGATGAAGACACTTGAGAGCAAAGGGGGCTTTTTACCGCTCAATGATAAGAGCTCGCCCGACGCTATTTTCGCGTTCTTTCGTACTAGCAAGGCCACGTTTAAAAAGACGTTGGGCGGGCTTTACAAGCAACGTAAAATTCGTATCGAAGCGGACGGGATTTACCTCAATAAGTGA
- a CDS encoding TetR/AcrR family transcriptional regulator — protein sequence MEQDSTASKALSRSQVRRQQDIIDAALAAFDQHGFERARIDDIAKQAGVAKGTVYLYFKNKEQLFHGVVRHVVEPALEQVKHVAAGETTSAAERLRQQVNAFGQLLSGHDFQVILRLLISEGPSNPAIRSFYYNSIVAPGMRAFQQCLKEGEKTGEFKPGTGDLCPQLLAGAPIVSAVWQILFADFSPLDIHTLINQQLAVFLEGVSS from the coding sequence ATGGAGCAAGATTCAACAGCCTCGAAGGCATTGTCTCGATCTCAGGTGAGACGGCAGCAAGATATTATTGATGCTGCGCTAGCCGCGTTTGATCAGCATGGGTTTGAGCGAGCACGCATTGATGATATTGCCAAGCAAGCAGGGGTCGCGAAAGGTACGGTATATCTATACTTCAAAAACAAGGAGCAGCTTTTTCATGGTGTTGTCCGGCATGTTGTAGAGCCCGCACTCGAGCAGGTAAAGCATGTTGCAGCGGGGGAGACCACGAGTGCCGCAGAGCGACTGCGTCAGCAAGTCAACGCCTTTGGTCAATTATTATCAGGGCATGACTTTCAGGTTATTTTAAGGCTGCTTATTTCTGAAGGGCCAAGTAACCCCGCTATCCGATCATTTTACTACAACAGCATTGTCGCCCCAGGGATGCGCGCTTTTCAGCAGTGCCTAAAGGAGGGGGAGAAAACAGGTGAGTTTAAACCGGGTACCGGGGATCTCTGTCCTCAGCTCTTAGCCGGTGCGCCGATTGTATCCGCTGTCTGGCAAATTCTTTTTGCTGACTTTAGTCCGTTGGATATTCATACGTTGATCAATCAACAGTTGGCGGTCTTTTTAGAGGGGGTGTCTTCTTGA
- a CDS encoding efflux RND transporter periplasmic adaptor subunit: MAIITKQTIKLVFYSGLLLSVIGLLSGCKPKNEAPVPSPRTVEVIPIKLGDQLNQYSSGRLQAAEQADLSFEISGKIRTLDLALGQRVKKGQKVARLDAQAHELNVEMEKSNLQAAQTEFNDASRQYQRLAALFAQKLISASAVDEAEARLERATAQVSRHQASLAKAQHQLAKTFLYAPFSGLITKQQVEQSEVVMAGQPIAALVNPQSQVEVKAWVPSRIHDQLSMGDTATVSLSLIEQSVRAKVTQIGIEANQLGLFPVIAQLIKPPASFLPGMSVSVKWQLPNIHSRPVVPLTAIELIDKHRARVFVVEPAYANRTRLKARIIKVGALRETEVEVVSGLAGDEWIVAKGVNLLREHQEVYTSGAHLARYNH, translated from the coding sequence ATGGCTATAATCACTAAGCAAACCATAAAACTCGTGTTCTATAGCGGGTTGTTGCTGAGCGTCATTGGCTTACTCAGTGGTTGCAAGCCAAAAAATGAGGCGCCAGTGCCTTCTCCTCGTACGGTCGAGGTGATACCCATCAAGCTGGGCGATCAATTGAATCAATACAGCAGTGGGCGCCTTCAGGCCGCTGAACAAGCCGATCTTTCCTTTGAAATCAGCGGTAAAATCCGCACCCTGGATCTTGCGTTAGGTCAACGAGTAAAAAAGGGTCAGAAAGTTGCCAGACTTGATGCGCAAGCACATGAGCTCAATGTGGAGATGGAAAAGTCAAACCTTCAAGCGGCCCAAACAGAGTTCAATGATGCTTCTCGCCAGTATCAACGGCTGGCGGCGCTGTTCGCCCAAAAACTCATCTCAGCCTCGGCCGTCGATGAAGCAGAAGCCAGGCTCGAGCGCGCGACAGCACAGGTATCCCGTCACCAAGCGAGCCTGGCTAAAGCACAGCATCAGCTCGCAAAAACCTTTCTCTATGCCCCTTTTTCTGGCCTTATCACCAAACAACAGGTTGAACAGTCAGAAGTGGTCATGGCTGGACAGCCGATAGCGGCACTGGTCAACCCTCAATCACAGGTCGAAGTTAAAGCCTGGGTACCAAGTCGTATTCATGATCAACTCTCAATGGGCGATACAGCGACTGTCTCTTTGTCGCTGATAGAGCAAAGCGTCCGCGCCAAGGTTACGCAGATCGGCATAGAGGCCAATCAGCTGGGTTTATTTCCTGTCATTGCTCAACTGATTAAGCCACCAGCATCATTCCTCCCCGGCATGTCAGTCTCGGTAAAATGGCAGCTACCAAATATCCATTCTCGCCCTGTCGTGCCATTAACGGCCATTGAGCTGATTGATAAACACCGAGCCCGTGTTTTCGTTGTTGAGCCCGCTTACGCCAATAGAACACGTCTTAAAGCGCGCATCATTAAAGTGGGAGCGCTTAGGGAGACAGAAGTAGAAGTCGTGTCAGGATTAGCTGGCGATGAGTGGATCGTCGCGAAAGGCGTCAACCTTCTCCGCGAGCATCAAGAAGTCTATACCAGCGGCGCTCATCTTGCCCGTTATAATCACTAG
- a CDS encoding efflux RND transporter permease subunit — MNISQLAFQYRPVIFFVSLVLMVFGAVSYFSLPAREDPKIHIREAIVTTSAPGLTANRVESLVTQPLEEAALSVAGVDEIRSISSDGQSIIYVKAYDRLTKLDQIWDELEEEVHKASSQLPSEAAHPRVNDSFGDVAVITLALTGNDYSLAELDDFAAHSRQQLLTIPGIQKIDIIGQVPQRVFVELSLSQMETMGLSPSAIAQAISSQNTLSPSGRIHIEDTTLAISSSGEFTSIQDIRNVLIPTDNEAGSVTLGDIADISRGYADPAPRRAYFNGKPAIVLAVMMQPEQSVLNFARRAEKVMTDVKQSLPVGVNLDRITWQADQVENAVYGVSANVLQTLAIVLGVVILFLGVRTGLIVGTIVPAVMLTTLAIMHFFDMTLERMSLATLVIALGLLVDNGVVIAENFKRTLAETQDRTRALKETGSELALPLLSSSLTTILVFLPLMMAEHPSGEYTRNISLVIAISLTVSWLLAMTVTPTLCYLFLSTPSLSSSDDHRPSLSLFNRIEGYYAVLLNVVLRHRVFFIIVMVALLPIGGYLIKTTPAKFFPDSDRAQVLIYVNLPAGSSSDTTSARISEMMAMIQDKTHYPELGDLAAYVGFGGPRFVLSLAPLDPAPNVGFIVVNARNKQTVNEAIPQLRESFRQRFDDVEARVSGMFLGPSDPNVIQIQVKGPDKAYLVEQAKKLEHTLEGIPHTIDIWSNWYNPVNRLSVNIDQHLARQAGVTSADVRRSLARFYNGQSLSEFRDNNDVFPILLRAMAPERHNPARLGDVPVFPSGGNTPIPLAQIATIDMVSALSVIQREDLEPTITVEARNLKMSPEDMAPILQPQLDALRAQLAPGHHIEFDGIVKDAKVGRAAIFAGFPLCIGLCLLLLVAQFNGYKRPIIILLTIPLVIIGVGIGITVMKASFSFMVILSLLALAGIIVNNAIVMIERIDIERGMRDKSDLDAIVIACSRRLRPITITTVTTIVGLLPLILGKDVLFYGMSVSIAFGLVGGTVLTLFMAPVLYSLLFRIEISDHESGSEDT; from the coding sequence ATGAATATCTCTCAACTTGCTTTTCAATATCGCCCCGTTATCTTCTTTGTCAGCCTTGTTTTAATGGTCTTTGGCGCGGTCAGTTACTTTTCCCTTCCTGCCAGAGAAGACCCTAAAATTCATATTCGCGAGGCGATTGTTACCACGAGTGCACCAGGCCTGACCGCCAATCGTGTCGAATCGCTTGTCACGCAGCCATTGGAAGAAGCTGCGCTATCTGTTGCTGGGGTTGATGAAATACGCTCTATTTCTTCTGATGGGCAATCCATCATTTATGTAAAAGCCTATGACAGACTCACAAAACTTGATCAAATCTGGGATGAGCTCGAAGAAGAGGTACACAAAGCATCGTCGCAACTCCCTAGCGAGGCCGCTCACCCTAGGGTCAATGACAGTTTTGGTGATGTCGCCGTTATTACGCTTGCCTTGACAGGCAACGACTATTCACTCGCCGAGCTGGATGACTTCGCTGCCCATTCCCGACAACAATTGCTCACGATACCCGGCATACAGAAAATCGACATCATTGGCCAGGTGCCGCAGCGGGTGTTCGTGGAACTCTCACTCTCGCAGATGGAAACAATGGGGCTTTCCCCCTCCGCCATTGCACAAGCAATCTCAAGTCAAAACACGTTGAGTCCAAGTGGCCGTATCCACATTGAAGATACCACACTGGCGATTTCATCAAGTGGTGAGTTTACTTCCATCCAAGACATCCGAAACGTCTTGATTCCAACCGACAATGAAGCGGGCTCTGTCACACTCGGCGATATCGCAGATATTTCTCGAGGCTATGCCGACCCCGCGCCGAGACGCGCCTACTTTAATGGTAAACCGGCGATTGTGCTGGCAGTGATGATGCAGCCCGAACAAAGCGTGTTAAATTTTGCGCGACGGGCAGAGAAGGTAATGACTGACGTCAAACAGAGCCTTCCTGTTGGGGTGAATCTCGATCGGATTACCTGGCAAGCCGACCAAGTAGAAAATGCCGTGTACGGTGTGTCCGCAAACGTCCTCCAAACGCTCGCGATCGTACTCGGGGTTGTTATTTTATTTCTCGGCGTCAGAACCGGATTAATAGTCGGCACCATTGTGCCTGCCGTGATGCTAACCACTCTCGCCATCATGCATTTTTTCGATATGACACTCGAAAGGATGAGTTTAGCCACTCTAGTGATCGCACTCGGCTTACTGGTCGATAATGGTGTCGTCATCGCCGAAAACTTTAAGCGCACGCTCGCAGAAACCCAAGATCGAACACGCGCACTAAAAGAAACAGGCAGTGAACTCGCCCTACCGCTACTTTCCTCGTCTTTAACGACCATCTTAGTGTTTTTACCCCTCATGATGGCCGAACACCCTTCGGGCGAGTATACACGCAACATATCCTTGGTTATTGCTATTTCATTAACGGTATCGTGGCTACTGGCGATGACCGTGACACCGACGCTTTGCTACTTGTTTTTATCCACCCCTAGCCTGTCATCTAGCGACGATCACCGTCCTTCTTTGTCACTTTTTAATCGAATAGAGGGTTATTATGCGGTGTTGCTCAATGTGGTGTTACGTCACCGTGTTTTCTTTATCATTGTGATGGTCGCTTTACTCCCCATTGGCGGTTACCTCATCAAAACTACTCCCGCCAAGTTTTTTCCTGACAGTGATCGCGCTCAGGTGCTTATCTATGTCAATTTGCCTGCAGGGAGTTCATCAGACACCACATCCGCACGAATCAGTGAGATGATGGCGATGATTCAAGATAAAACACACTATCCTGAACTTGGCGATCTAGCCGCGTATGTCGGCTTTGGCGGGCCACGATTTGTTCTCTCCCTCGCGCCGTTAGATCCCGCACCTAATGTCGGTTTTATTGTCGTCAATGCGAGGAACAAACAAACGGTTAACGAGGCTATTCCACAGCTAAGAGAGAGCTTTCGACAACGCTTTGACGATGTGGAAGCCCGTGTATCAGGTATGTTCCTCGGCCCCTCAGACCCCAATGTGATTCAAATTCAGGTCAAAGGACCAGACAAAGCCTATCTTGTTGAACAAGCGAAAAAACTTGAACACACCTTGGAAGGCATTCCTCATACCATTGACATCTGGAGCAATTGGTATAATCCCGTCAATCGATTAAGCGTCAATATCGATCAGCACTTAGCTCGCCAAGCTGGCGTCACGTCGGCAGATGTGAGGCGGTCATTGGCCCGTTTTTATAATGGTCAGTCATTGTCCGAGTTCCGTGACAACAATGATGTGTTTCCCATTCTACTTCGCGCGATGGCGCCTGAGCGGCACAACCCTGCTCGGCTAGGCGATGTCCCTGTTTTTCCCAGTGGTGGTAACACACCGATCCCCCTTGCACAAATTGCCACTATTGACATGGTCTCAGCTTTAAGCGTGATACAACGCGAGGATCTCGAACCAACCATTACCGTTGAAGCACGTAACCTTAAAATGTCACCCGAGGATATGGCACCCATACTGCAACCCCAGCTCGACGCTCTTCGTGCCCAACTGGCTCCAGGTCATCACATTGAATTTGATGGTATTGTCAAAGATGCCAAAGTGGGCCGGGCAGCAATATTTGCTGGCTTTCCCCTCTGTATTGGCCTGTGTCTTCTCCTACTCGTCGCGCAATTCAATGGATATAAACGGCCCATCATTATCTTATTAACCATTCCATTGGTTATTATTGGGGTGGGTATAGGTATCACCGTCATGAAGGCATCATTCAGCTTTATGGTGATCCTTAGCCTTTTGGCATTGGCAGGTATTATTGTCAACAATGCGATTGTAATGATCGAGCGGATAGACATTGAGCGAGGAATGAGGGATAAGTCCGATCTTGACGCCATTGTCATTGCCTGCTCTCGACGCCTTCGACCAATCACCATTACCACCGTCACTACCATCGTCGGTTTGCTCCCCCTGATCCTGGGTAAAGATGTTCTCTTTTATGGCATGTCGGTCAGTATTGCTTTTGGCTTAGTGGGCGGAACAGTTTTAACGTTATTTATGGCACCTGTGCTTTACAGTTTGTTATTTCGTATTGAAATATCTGATCACGAATCGGGGAGCGAAGACACCTGA
- a CDS encoding protein adenylyltransferase SelO, with protein MAVFDGEHIRFSFSQLGRAFGNPVKPTPLDNGRLLTYNAALADELGLTTADIHSETFRAILSAEAPLAGRQPFAMKYTGHQFGQYNPELGDGRGVLLGEWRDDKGTLWDWHLKGAGKTPYSRHGDGRAVLRSTLREYLASAAMKGLNIPTTQALAMATSDTPVMRERIETAATLLRVTESHVRFGHFEYLFYSQQHEALGTLADYVIARHFPELAEAETPYAALLQEIVERTAEMIALWQAVGFNHGVMNTDNMSILGQTFDYGPYAFLDDFNPSNICNHTDYAGRYAFNQQSAIALWNLSALGYAFTPLLESDVINDILGGYEHHLQVAYSKVMRNKLGLSDAQQGDSDLFNALFSLLESQRVDYTLFFHRLSHITQDELLGAKALSQFNDLVSDADALTAWLSEYHQRVADHDDDPRLACMQATNPKFVLRNYLAQQAIEAAEQGDMQPTHDLMRVLADPFGSHTGLDHLARRPNNDEKDLTLSCSS; from the coding sequence ATGGCAGTATTTGATGGTGAACACATTCGGTTTAGCTTTAGCCAACTAGGCCGTGCTTTTGGCAATCCAGTGAAACCTACACCCCTCGATAATGGCCGGCTTTTAACGTACAACGCCGCGCTGGCTGATGAGCTTGGATTAACGACGGCAGACATTCACAGTGAAACCTTTCGCGCCATTCTGTCGGCAGAGGCGCCCCTAGCAGGCCGTCAACCCTTTGCAATGAAATACACAGGGCACCAATTTGGCCAGTATAACCCTGAACTCGGGGATGGCCGTGGTGTGTTATTGGGAGAGTGGCGTGATGATAAAGGCACACTCTGGGATTGGCATTTGAAAGGGGCGGGAAAAACGCCATACAGCCGCCACGGTGATGGACGTGCGGTGTTACGGTCGACACTTCGTGAATATCTCGCCAGTGCGGCGATGAAAGGGCTTAACATCCCTACCACGCAGGCGCTTGCCATGGCCACCAGCGATACCCCGGTGATGCGCGAGCGCATCGAGACCGCCGCAACGCTACTTCGCGTTACCGAGAGCCACGTGCGTTTCGGCCACTTCGAGTATTTGTTTTACAGCCAGCAGCACGAGGCGCTGGGTACGCTGGCGGACTATGTCATCGCACGCCACTTCCCTGAGCTTGCCGAGGCTGAGACCCCCTATGCCGCATTGCTACAAGAAATTGTCGAACGCACAGCCGAAATGATTGCCCTGTGGCAAGCAGTCGGCTTTAATCACGGCGTGATGAATACCGATAACATGTCGATTTTAGGTCAAACCTTTGACTATGGCCCCTATGCCTTTTTGGATGATTTTAACCCCAGCAATATTTGCAACCACACTGATTACGCTGGGCGATATGCCTTTAATCAGCAATCTGCCATTGCGCTTTGGAACCTCTCTGCGCTGGGGTATGCATTTACTCCGCTGCTTGAAAGTGACGTGATTAACGACATTCTCGGCGGCTACGAGCATCATCTCCAAGTTGCTTACAGTAAGGTAATGCGCAATAAGCTGGGGCTCTCCGATGCCCAGCAAGGAGACAGTGATTTGTTCAACGCCCTGTTCTCGTTGCTCGAATCTCAGCGCGTCGATTACACCCTGTTTTTTCACAGACTCAGCCACATCACTCAAGACGAGTTACTAGGTGCAAAGGCTCTCAGTCAGTTTAACGATCTCGTCTCAGATGCCGATGCCTTGACCGCTTGGTTAAGCGAATACCACCAACGGGTAGCGGATCATGACGACGACCCTCGCCTCGCTTGCATGCAGGCCACCAACCCAAAGTTTGTTTTGCGTAACTATTTAGCTCAACAAGCCATCGAGGCTGCCGAACAGGGTGACATGCAGCCAACGCATGATTTAATGCGCGTACTGGCTGACCCTTTTGGATCACACACCGGATTAGACCATCTTGCCCGACGGCCCAATAATGATGAAAAAGATCTGACGCTAAGCTGCTCATCCTAA
- a CDS encoding 3-deoxy-7-phosphoheptulonate synthase: MPLKTDELRTRVVDTMPTPAEVEAAHPISDSVAHHITSARQAISRILNDDDKRLLAIVGPCSVHDPDAARDYAAKLKPLADKYSDQLLVVMRTYFEKPRTVVGWKGLINDPHLDGSGDIRAGLFTARELLLDINKMGLPTATEFLDMITGQYIADLISWGAIGARTTESQIHREMASALSSPVGFKNGTDGNIRIAVDAIRASRESHLFCSPDKNGSMTIYRTAGNPDGHVILRGGHQPNYYAQDVKAAAQTLGDFGLPAKLVVDFSHGNCQKQHRRQLDVCADVAEQIRHGEQAIAGIMAESFLREGNQTMGDVQSRVYGQSITDPCLGWADTERLLEQLADAVAARNNL; encoded by the coding sequence ATGCCACTGAAAACCGATGAGCTTCGAACACGCGTGGTCGATACCATGCCTACGCCCGCAGAGGTGGAAGCTGCCCACCCCATCAGCGACAGTGTTGCTCACCATATCACCTCCGCACGACAGGCGATCAGTCGTATTCTCAATGACGACGATAAAAGGCTGCTAGCGATTGTTGGTCCCTGCTCTGTTCATGACCCCGACGCGGCCCGTGATTACGCAGCCAAGCTTAAACCGCTTGCCGATAAGTACAGCGATCAATTATTGGTGGTGATGCGCACCTATTTTGAGAAGCCACGCACTGTGGTCGGTTGGAAAGGCCTTATCAATGACCCGCACCTTGACGGAAGCGGTGATATTCGTGCGGGCCTATTTACGGCGCGCGAGCTCCTGCTCGATATCAACAAAATGGGACTGCCGACCGCTACCGAGTTTCTCGACATGATCACGGGTCAGTATATCGCTGACTTGATCAGCTGGGGAGCGATTGGCGCCCGCACGACAGAATCACAAATTCATCGTGAAATGGCCTCTGCTCTGTCCAGCCCAGTTGGATTCAAAAATGGTACAGACGGCAACATCCGCATTGCCGTCGATGCCATTCGCGCGAGCAGAGAGTCTCATCTGTTCTGCTCACCCGATAAAAATGGCAGCATGACCATTTATCGCACCGCTGGCAATCCAGATGGCCACGTCATTTTGCGAGGTGGCCATCAGCCGAACTATTACGCCCAGGATGTGAAAGCGGCCGCGCAAACGCTAGGTGACTTCGGGCTACCTGCCAAGCTTGTGGTAGACTTCAGCCACGGTAATTGCCAAAAACAGCATCGCCGCCAGCTAGATGTGTGCGCAGATGTTGCTGAACAGATCCGTCATGGCGAACAAGCGATTGCCGGCATCATGGCTGAGAGCTTCTTACGAGAAGGCAATCAGACCATGGGTGACGTGCAATCTCGCGTGTATGGACAGTCGATCACGGACCCCTGTCTGGGTTGGGCCGATACCGAGCGCCTACTCGAACAACTGGCGGATGCCGTCGCGGCGCGCAACAACCTGTAA